Proteins found in one Microbacterium sp. LWS13-1.2 genomic segment:
- a CDS encoding penicillin-binding transpeptidase domain-containing protein: MTKELRRLSVLMLVMFLALFASTSWIQVIQADELAANPENRRSLYDSYEVQRGSIIASGAAIASSVPSDDLYSWQRVYTDADMWAPVTGYINPVLNSATNIELAMNQELSGTAGSQFFSRVERIFTGQPPRGSNVVLSLDADVQRAAYEALGDLQGGIVAIEPSTGRILALVTSPSYDTNVLASHDTDAVNDAYDALVADPGKPLSNRAIAGDLNPPGSTFKLVVASAALASGDYTPQSTLPNPATYQLPQSSSIVHNASGGTCGGGDTVTLADALRLSCNIPFAELAVELGDTAIREEAEKYGFNQPFELPLISTPSGYPRTIQDDAQTALSGFGQGQVTATPLQMAMVSAGIANGGTVMNPRMVDRVIGPDLSVQKTFDDTEFGRALDAALADELVTMMVANVSDGAASGARIDGVDVAGKTGTAENTGDEPYTLWFTGFAPAQNPEVAVAVVVEDGGRQGQSGSGNTIAAPIAKKVMEAVLGK, from the coding sequence ATGACCAAAGAACTGCGTCGCCTCAGCGTCCTGATGCTGGTCATGTTCCTCGCGCTGTTCGCGTCGACGAGCTGGATCCAGGTGATCCAGGCCGACGAGCTCGCGGCCAACCCGGAGAACCGTCGCTCGCTCTACGACTCGTACGAGGTGCAGCGCGGGTCGATCATCGCGAGCGGAGCCGCGATCGCCTCGTCGGTGCCGTCCGACGACCTCTACAGCTGGCAGCGCGTGTACACGGATGCCGACATGTGGGCGCCCGTCACCGGCTACATCAACCCGGTTCTGAACTCGGCGACGAACATAGAGCTGGCCATGAACCAAGAGCTCAGCGGCACAGCCGGCTCGCAGTTCTTCTCGCGCGTCGAGCGGATCTTCACCGGACAGCCGCCGCGCGGCTCGAACGTGGTGCTCTCCCTCGACGCCGACGTGCAGCGGGCCGCCTACGAGGCGCTCGGCGACCTGCAGGGCGGCATCGTCGCGATCGAGCCGTCGACCGGGCGCATCCTGGCGCTGGTGACGAGCCCGAGCTACGACACCAACGTCCTCGCATCACACGATACGGACGCGGTGAACGACGCGTACGACGCCCTCGTCGCCGATCCGGGCAAACCGCTGTCGAACCGTGCGATCGCCGGCGACCTGAATCCGCCCGGCTCGACCTTCAAGCTCGTGGTGGCCTCGGCCGCCCTCGCGTCCGGCGACTACACGCCGCAGTCGACGCTCCCGAACCCCGCGACCTACCAGCTGCCGCAGTCCAGCAGCATCGTCCACAACGCCAGCGGCGGCACGTGCGGCGGCGGCGACACGGTCACGCTCGCCGACGCGCTGCGCCTGAGCTGCAACATCCCGTTCGCGGAGCTCGCTGTGGAGCTCGGCGACACCGCCATCCGCGAAGAGGCCGAGAAGTACGGCTTCAACCAGCCGTTCGAGTTGCCGCTCATCTCGACGCCGTCGGGATACCCGCGGACGATCCAGGACGACGCGCAGACGGCGCTGAGCGGGTTCGGCCAGGGTCAGGTGACGGCGACGCCGCTGCAGATGGCGATGGTGTCGGCCGGCATCGCGAACGGCGGCACGGTGATGAACCCCCGCATGGTGGATCGTGTGATCGGCCCGGACCTGTCGGTACAGAAGACCTTCGACGACACGGAGTTCGGGCGGGCTCTCGACGCGGCCCTCGCGGATGAGCTGGTCACGATGATGGTGGCCAATGTCAGTGACGGTGCTGCGTCGGGTGCAAGAATAGACGGGGTCGACGTGGCCGGAAAGACCGGAACCGCGGAGAACACCGGCGACGAGCCATATACCCTCTGGTTCACAGGGTTCGCCCCGGCCCAGAACCCGGAAGTCGCGGTCGCAGTGGTCGTGGAGGACGGCGGCAGGCAAGGACAGTCGGGCAGCGGCAACACCATCGCCGCTCCTATCGCGAAGAAGGTCATGGAGGCGGTGCTGGGCAAATGA
- a CDS encoding FtsW/RodA/SpoVE family cell cycle protein, with protein MSAPTSTPTDAVSTDTAVVRALRRIRVPQTQRNRELALLVFAFTINGSAIALVQLGALGAIDWTFLVYCGGLTALVIALHILLRLRARDADPFVVPIATLLTGLGLAMIYRLDLNWERHGWEAYSTRQLAWAAIALIAAILVVMFLHNYRVLFRYTYIFGFVGIALLILPVIPGLSGGGNADVWVDLGFFSFQPGELAKIALGIFFAGYLVRTRESLTSTGTRFLGLTWPRGRELGPLLVIWLVSLGIIVLQRDLGTGVLIFGMFVAMLYVATGKTSWVLIGVVLAVSGAFLASRILPYVGARFTNWLDAFNPDLMGGSSYQLVNGIFGMANGGLLGTGLGLGRPYLTPVAESDYILPALGEELGLIGVFAILCLYMVFTSRGIRIGLAGQDDFGKLLATGLSFTIALQVFIMVGGVTRLIPLTGLTTPFLAAGGSSLVANWIIVALLLRISDAVRSRPRVVIG; from the coding sequence ATGAGCGCCCCCACGAGCACACCCACCGACGCCGTCTCGACCGACACCGCCGTGGTGCGGGCGCTCAGACGCATCCGCGTGCCGCAGACCCAGCGCAACCGCGAGCTGGCCCTGCTGGTCTTCGCGTTCACGATCAACGGGTCGGCGATCGCCCTCGTCCAGCTGGGCGCGCTCGGCGCGATCGACTGGACGTTCCTGGTCTACTGCGGCGGCCTCACCGCCCTCGTGATCGCGCTGCACATCCTGCTGCGCCTGCGCGCCCGCGACGCCGACCCCTTCGTCGTGCCCATCGCGACGCTCCTCACGGGGCTCGGCCTCGCGATGATCTACCGGCTCGACCTGAACTGGGAGCGCCATGGCTGGGAGGCGTACTCGACGCGGCAGCTGGCGTGGGCGGCGATCGCGCTCATCGCGGCGATCCTCGTGGTGATGTTCCTGCACAACTACCGGGTGCTGTTCCGCTACACGTACATCTTCGGCTTCGTCGGCATCGCCCTGCTGATCCTGCCGGTGATCCCCGGCCTCAGCGGCGGCGGCAACGCCGATGTGTGGGTCGACCTGGGATTCTTCTCGTTCCAGCCGGGTGAGCTCGCCAAGATCGCCCTCGGCATCTTCTTCGCCGGCTACCTGGTGCGCACACGCGAGAGCCTCACCTCCACGGGCACCCGGTTCCTCGGCCTCACCTGGCCGCGCGGACGCGAGCTCGGGCCGCTGCTGGTCATCTGGCTCGTCTCGCTCGGCATCATCGTGCTGCAGCGCGACCTCGGCACCGGCGTGCTGATCTTCGGCATGTTCGTCGCGATGCTCTACGTCGCGACCGGCAAGACCAGCTGGGTCCTCATCGGCGTTGTGCTCGCCGTGTCGGGCGCGTTCCTCGCGTCGCGGATCCTTCCGTACGTGGGCGCGCGGTTCACGAACTGGCTCGACGCGTTCAACCCCGACCTGATGGGCGGATCCAGCTACCAGCTCGTCAACGGCATCTTCGGCATGGCGAACGGCGGGCTCCTGGGCACCGGGCTCGGGCTGGGGCGGCCGTACCTCACGCCGGTCGCCGAGAGCGACTACATCCTGCCGGCGCTGGGCGAAGAGCTCGGCCTGATCGGCGTGTTCGCGATCCTGTGCCTGTACATGGTCTTCACGAGCCGCGGTATCCGCATCGGCCTGGCCGGGCAGGACGACTTCGGCAAGCTGCTCGCCACCGGCCTGTCGTTCACGATCGCGCTGCAGGTCTTCATCATGGTCGGCGGCGTCACCCGCCTCATCCCGCTCACCGGCCTCACGACGCCGTTCCTGGCGGCGGGCGGCTCGTCGCTCGTGGCGAACTGGATCATCGTCGCGCTGCTGCTGCGCATCTCGGATGCCGTCCGCAGCCGGCCCCGGGTGGTGATCGGCTGA
- a CDS encoding PP2C family serine/threonine-protein phosphatase, whose protein sequence is MVFQGSSAAISHTGKVRSNNQDSGYAGSNLFVVADGMGGHAGGDVASSIAITRLQVLDRPYDSTADAERALRDAISDAAVDLADTVGLRPELAGMGTTVSALIMVDEYAVIAHIGDSRIYLYRDGALTQITTDHTFVQRLVDSGRITPEEARYHPRRSVLMRVLGDMDTDPELDTFIMPTQPGDRWLLCSDGLSGVVDDPHTAKAMGLGLAPGRTADSLLKQALDGGAPDNVTIVIVDVGGQHPLFSGTPTIVGSASNPTGIDVPAARPGRTSWLHPNRQSANEPTHFEPAAEFLEELIEEDRRRARRRRVGWMVGVALVLVLLAGAAWIGYQWTQTRYFVGADEDTVVIYQGVQQNIGPISLSTPYEDTEIPLDSLSAFARATVEGTISANSLSHARQIVSGISDLSGGGG, encoded by the coding sequence ATGGTCTTCCAGGGCTCGAGCGCCGCAATCTCGCACACCGGCAAGGTGCGCTCCAACAATCAGGACTCCGGCTATGCCGGCTCGAACCTCTTCGTCGTCGCCGACGGCATGGGCGGCCACGCGGGCGGCGACGTCGCCTCGAGCATCGCGATCACCCGGCTGCAGGTGCTCGACCGCCCCTACGACTCCACGGCCGACGCGGAACGGGCGCTGCGCGACGCGATATCGGATGCCGCGGTCGACCTCGCCGACACCGTCGGCCTCCGGCCGGAGCTCGCCGGCATGGGCACCACCGTCAGCGCGCTCATCATGGTCGACGAGTACGCCGTCATCGCCCATATCGGCGACTCGCGCATCTACCTCTACCGCGACGGCGCGCTCACCCAGATCACCACCGACCACACCTTCGTGCAGCGGCTCGTGGACTCCGGCCGCATCACGCCCGAAGAGGCCCGCTACCACCCGCGCCGTTCCGTGCTCATGCGCGTGCTCGGCGACATGGACACCGACCCCGAGCTCGACACGTTCATCATGCCGACGCAGCCGGGTGACCGCTGGCTGCTCTGCTCGGACGGCCTGTCGGGCGTGGTCGACGACCCGCATACGGCCAAGGCGATGGGTCTCGGACTCGCGCCGGGACGCACCGCCGACAGCCTGCTGAAGCAGGCCCTCGACGGCGGCGCCCCCGACAACGTCACGATCGTCATCGTCGACGTCGGCGGGCAGCATCCGCTCTTCTCCGGCACGCCCACGATCGTGGGCTCCGCGTCCAACCCGACCGGCATCGACGTGCCCGCCGCCCGCCCCGGCCGCACCAGCTGGCTGCACCCCAACCGTCAGTCGGCGAACGAGCCGACGCACTTCGAGCCTGCCGCGGAGTTCCTCGAGGAGCTCATCGAGGAGGACCGGCGGCGCGCCCGCCGCCGGCGCGTCGGGTGGATGGTCGGCGTGGCCCTCGTGCTCGTGCTCCTCGCCGGCGCCGCATGGATCGGCTACCAGTGGACCCAGACGCGCTACTTCGTCGGCGCCGATGAGGACACCGTCGTGATCTATCAGGGCGTGCAGCAGAACATCGGGCCGATCTCGCTGTCGACGCCCTATGAGGACACCGAGATCCCGCTCGATTCGCTGTCCGCCTTCGCCCGTGCGACGGTGGAGGGCACGATCTCGGCCAACTCGCTCTCGCACGCACGGCAGATCGTGTCGGGAATCAGCGACCTGTCGGGAGGAGGCGGATGA
- a CDS encoding FHA domain-containing protein, whose product MSELTLLLLRIGFLVLLWAFVFAVVYSLRADLFGVKVRRMPDAATAAAGPAASVPAAAASVTAPVAPVASAAPAKPGGPATTAAVSRIVITSGPKTGLELPLGNEPLTIGRSSESGLVVRDDYTSSHHARLVLWGDQWMIQDLDSTNGTWHDGARVTSPVPVNIGAPIKVGATTFELRK is encoded by the coding sequence ATGAGCGAGCTGACCCTTCTGCTGCTGCGCATCGGCTTCCTGGTGCTGCTGTGGGCGTTCGTCTTCGCGGTCGTGTACTCGCTGCGCGCCGACCTGTTCGGCGTCAAGGTGCGCCGGATGCCGGATGCCGCGACCGCCGCGGCCGGGCCTGCGGCATCCGTTCCCGCCGCGGCCGCCTCGGTCACCGCGCCCGTCGCACCCGTGGCGTCTGCAGCGCCTGCGAAGCCGGGCGGACCGGCGACGACGGCCGCTGTCTCGCGGATCGTGATCACGAGCGGACCCAAGACCGGGCTCGAGCTCCCGCTCGGCAACGAGCCGCTCACCATCGGGCGCTCGAGCGAGTCCGGCCTCGTGGTCCGCGACGACTACACCTCCAGCCACCACGCCCGTCTGGTGCTGTGGGGCGACCAGTGGATGATCCAGGACCTCGACTCGACGAACGGCACCTGGCACGACGGCGCCCGCGTGACTTCTCCCGTCCCCGTGAACATCGGCGCGCCCATCAAGGTCGGCGCGACGACGTTCGAGCTGCGGAAGTAG
- a CDS encoding DUF3662 and FHA domain-containing protein, whose protein sequence is MGLLDSFEKGLERAVNSAFAKTFRSGIQPVEIASALRSELDKKAAVVSRDRILAPNTFTVRLSPADDDRISALGDALTHELDTLVHAHAKAQGYSFAGPVTISLRRDDELSTGTLRVESTTAQGGRVAWRGVVDVEGRRIPLTKSRTVIGRGSDADITVADSGTSRKHVEILWDGERAMVRDLGSTNGTLLDGRKVGEAALPPDSTVRIGRTDIVFRVVAQAATARPAAPVDDATRVFDARAAYDPQERGPLA, encoded by the coding sequence GTGGGACTACTTGACAGCTTCGAGAAAGGTCTCGAACGCGCGGTGAACAGCGCGTTCGCGAAGACCTTTCGCAGCGGCATCCAGCCTGTCGAGATCGCGTCCGCCCTGCGCAGCGAACTCGACAAGAAGGCCGCGGTGGTCAGCCGCGACCGCATCCTCGCACCGAACACCTTCACCGTGCGGCTCTCGCCCGCCGACGACGACCGCATCTCGGCGCTCGGCGACGCGCTCACGCATGAGCTCGACACGCTCGTGCACGCGCACGCCAAGGCCCAGGGCTACTCGTTCGCCGGCCCGGTGACGATCTCGCTGCGACGGGACGACGAACTATCCACCGGCACGCTCCGGGTGGAGTCGACGACGGCCCAGGGCGGCCGCGTCGCGTGGCGTGGCGTGGTGGACGTCGAGGGCCGCCGCATCCCCCTGACGAAGTCGCGCACGGTCATCGGCCGCGGCAGCGACGCCGACATCACGGTCGCCGACTCGGGCACGAGCCGCAAGCACGTCGAGATCCTGTGGGACGGCGAGCGCGCCATGGTCCGCGACCTGGGCTCCACCAACGGCACGCTGCTCGACGGCCGCAAGGTCGGCGAGGCTGCGCTGCCGCCCGACTCGACGGTGCGGATCGGTCGCACCGACATCGTGTTCCGCGTCGTCGCGCAGGCAGCGACCGCGCGACCGGCGGCACCGGTCGACGACGCCACGCGGGTGTTCGACGCGCGCGCCGCGTACGACCCGCAGGAGCGGGGGCCGCTGGCATGA
- a CDS encoding GNAT family N-acetyltransferase — MNHIELRALDDDDLDAIFEMMRDREAIAMAAFTAEDPDDRGAFDAWIARQRADQDVLSFVVTENGGFAGTAATFTIDGDREVTYWIARHAWGRGVATAALRLLISREPIRPLFARAAAHNAGSIAVLTKVGFTEVSRNVDFAPGLGRDTEEIVFTLVPSLDGLGGG, encoded by the coding sequence GTGAACCACATCGAGCTGCGGGCTCTGGATGACGACGACCTCGACGCGATCTTCGAGATGATGCGCGACCGCGAGGCCATCGCCATGGCCGCCTTCACGGCGGAGGACCCCGACGATCGCGGCGCGTTCGACGCGTGGATCGCGCGCCAGCGCGCCGACCAGGACGTCCTCTCGTTCGTGGTCACCGAGAACGGTGGGTTCGCCGGCACCGCCGCGACATTCACGATCGACGGCGACCGCGAGGTCACCTACTGGATCGCCCGCCACGCCTGGGGCCGGGGCGTGGCGACCGCGGCCCTGCGTCTGCTGATCTCGCGAGAGCCGATCCGCCCGCTCTTCGCCCGCGCCGCCGCGCACAACGCCGGCTCGATCGCGGTGCTGACGAAGGTCGGGTTCACCGAGGTGTCGCGCAACGTCGACTTCGCCCCCGGTCTCGGCCGCGACACCGAAGAGATCGTGTTCACACTCGTGCCTTCGCTGGACGGACTCGGCGGCGGCTGA
- a CDS encoding GntR family transcriptional regulator produces the protein MTAPFVPLEPSRAVLGDEVYEHLGEAILDGRLAPGERLRDHELAEWLGVSRTPVREALQRLERVGLVEVSPHRYTRVSQPRRQSDTIELVAYNMGIAVRMTSARADPEAMDLALERLDDVIAASRADDSDGLVAASHAFFTVVTRASGNAALLQFIREYEIAIRRDMVGWKPVIGCPLGRTAAYENFRDAFQGRDGNRAETLLRSIHGLS, from the coding sequence ATGACTGCCCCCTTCGTCCCGCTCGAGCCGAGCCGAGCCGTCCTCGGAGACGAGGTCTACGAGCATCTGGGCGAAGCGATCCTCGACGGCCGCCTCGCGCCGGGGGAGCGCCTGCGCGACCATGAGCTGGCCGAATGGCTCGGAGTTTCGCGCACGCCGGTGCGTGAAGCGCTGCAGAGACTCGAGCGCGTGGGACTGGTCGAGGTCTCGCCGCACCGCTACACGCGCGTGTCGCAACCGCGGCGGCAGAGCGACACCATCGAACTGGTCGCCTACAACATGGGCATCGCCGTGCGGATGACCTCGGCACGGGCAGACCCGGAGGCGATGGATCTCGCGCTGGAGCGACTGGACGACGTCATCGCGGCATCGCGTGCCGACGATTCCGACGGGCTGGTGGCCGCCAGCCATGCCTTCTTCACGGTCGTCACCCGTGCCAGCGGCAATGCCGCCCTGCTGCAGTTCATCCGCGAGTACGAGATCGCCATCCGGCGCGACATGGTCGGCTGGAAGCCGGTGATCGGGTGCCCGCTCGGCCGTACCGCGGCCTACGAGAACTTCCGCGATGCCTTCCAGGGGCGCGACGGCAACCGCGCCGAGACGCTGCTTCGCAGCATCCACGGCCTGTCCTGA
- a CDS encoding cold-shock protein gives MSTQGTVKWFNSEKGFGFIAPDEGGADVFAHYSAIESSGYRSLEENQRVEFEIAQGPKGLQAENIRPI, from the coding sequence ATGAGCACGCAGGGCACCGTCAAGTGGTTCAACTCGGAGAAGGGCTTCGGCTTCATCGCTCCCGATGAAGGCGGCGCAGACGTCTTCGCGCACTACAGCGCCATCGAGTCGAGCGGCTACCGCTCCCTCGAAGAGAACCAGCGCGTCGAGTTCGAGATCGCGCAGGGACCCAAGGGTCTCCAGGCCGAGAACATCCGCCCGATCTGA
- a CDS encoding DUF2156 domain-containing protein, with translation MSDGATRRTNRVLAVMRRVPATLTMIALILVVGVVWQGLWRPFEESDLYDVVAYGLPALEAGRWWTPVTGTFFVNQPWVYLFTITGFVGMAYLEFRRGTRVALAYYWVGQLFAILATALLLWGFSQLPWAWAQTQAAALDVGASGGTMACIAAAVGLFRSPWRVRAWLVLLGFVFVAMLFWGSLADLEHLLAVLLVLFVDRSLRIQRTTIREQRLIAFIAVLVLGAIQVVTILVPTDGPFGPTQPASGGFIDFAIDTVVILIVANGLRRGRRWTWVVAVVLAVINVLFALLIAGLIVLASEARVEATIDGETELALASGAMWLLMLVYLIWVRRAFRARRSSRIGRQPAPAVADVKRMLHADGGGTLSWMTTWEGNSYARTADGIVAYQRRAGVALALADPLGPAASRAASVREFIHDAERAGLVPCFFSSDEATRAAVPSSWRSLVVADDTIVDLPGLEFTGKQWNSVRSSLNRAGREEMTFRMTRLKEESWGVQQQLRAISEMWVGDKGLPEMGFTLGTLVEAEDPEVRLALAIAPNGDVDGFLSWLPVHGAGGTVRGWTLDLMRRREGGFGPVMEYLIGSSARLFSEEGAEIMSLSGAPLAHDYPADAGMIAALSERLADALEPVYGFQSLHRFKQKFHPRYETMYLLFRDESDLTRIGGALTRAFLPDATLRQFAGAGIELVRGERD, from the coding sequence ATGAGCGACGGGGCGACTCGGAGAACCAACCGCGTGCTCGCGGTCATGCGGCGGGTGCCGGCCACGCTGACGATGATCGCGCTGATCCTGGTGGTCGGCGTGGTGTGGCAGGGGCTGTGGCGGCCGTTCGAGGAGTCCGACCTCTACGACGTCGTCGCCTACGGTCTGCCCGCGCTCGAGGCGGGACGGTGGTGGACGCCGGTCACCGGCACCTTCTTCGTCAACCAGCCATGGGTGTACCTCTTCACGATCACCGGGTTCGTCGGCATGGCGTACCTCGAGTTCCGGCGGGGCACGCGGGTCGCCTTGGCGTACTACTGGGTCGGGCAGCTGTTCGCGATCCTCGCGACCGCCCTGCTGCTGTGGGGCTTCTCGCAGCTGCCGTGGGCATGGGCCCAGACCCAGGCGGCAGCGCTCGACGTGGGGGCGTCGGGCGGAACGATGGCGTGCATCGCCGCCGCGGTCGGCCTGTTCCGCAGTCCCTGGCGGGTGCGGGCATGGCTGGTGCTGCTCGGCTTCGTCTTCGTCGCCATGCTGTTCTGGGGCTCGCTCGCCGATCTCGAGCACCTGCTGGCCGTGCTGCTGGTGCTGTTCGTCGACCGGTCGCTGCGCATCCAGCGCACCACGATCCGCGAGCAGCGGCTCATCGCGTTCATCGCGGTGCTGGTGCTCGGCGCGATCCAGGTCGTCACGATCCTCGTCCCGACCGACGGCCCGTTCGGCCCGACCCAGCCGGCGTCGGGCGGCTTCATCGACTTCGCCATCGACACCGTCGTCATCCTCATCGTGGCCAACGGACTGCGACGCGGTAGACGGTGGACCTGGGTGGTGGCCGTCGTCCTCGCCGTCATCAACGTGCTCTTCGCGCTGCTCATCGCCGGGCTCATCGTCCTCGCGAGTGAGGCCAGGGTCGAGGCCACCATCGACGGCGAGACCGAGCTCGCCCTCGCGAGCGGCGCGATGTGGCTGCTGATGCTCGTGTACCTGATCTGGGTGCGCCGCGCCTTCCGCGCCCGCCGGTCGTCGCGGATCGGCCGGCAGCCGGCGCCGGCGGTCGCGGACGTGAAGCGGATGCTGCACGCCGACGGCGGCGGCACGCTGTCGTGGATGACCACGTGGGAGGGCAACAGCTACGCGCGGACCGCCGACGGCATCGTCGCCTACCAGCGGCGAGCGGGCGTGGCCCTGGCCCTCGCCGACCCGCTGGGACCTGCGGCGTCGCGCGCGGCATCCGTTCGGGAGTTCATCCACGATGCCGAACGCGCCGGTCTCGTGCCCTGCTTCTTCAGCTCCGACGAGGCGACACGGGCGGCGGTGCCGTCGTCATGGCGCAGTCTCGTGGTCGCCGACGACACGATCGTCGACCTTCCGGGTCTCGAGTTCACCGGCAAGCAATGGAACTCCGTGCGCTCGTCGCTCAACCGGGCCGGTCGCGAGGAGATGACGTTCCGCATGACCCGCCTGAAGGAGGAATCGTGGGGTGTGCAGCAGCAGCTGCGGGCGATCTCGGAGATGTGGGTCGGCGACAAGGGACTGCCCGAGATGGGCTTCACACTCGGCACGCTCGTCGAGGCAGAGGATCCCGAGGTGCGGCTCGCCCTGGCTATCGCGCCCAACGGCGACGTGGACGGATTCCTCTCGTGGCTGCCGGTGCACGGCGCCGGCGGCACGGTGCGCGGGTGGACGCTCGACCTCATGCGCCGCCGCGAGGGCGGCTTCGGCCCCGTGATGGAGTACCTCATCGGCTCGTCGGCGCGGCTGTTCTCCGAGGAAGGCGCCGAGATCATGTCGCTGTCCGGTGCGCCGCTGGCCCACGACTATCCCGCGGATGCCGGCATGATCGCGGCGCTGAGCGAACGGCTCGCCGACGCCCTCGAGCCCGTCTACGGGTTCCAGTCGCTGCACCGGTTCAAGCAGAAGTTCCACCCGCGCTACGAGACGATGTACCTGCTCTTCCGCGATGAGAGCGACCTCACGCGGATCGGCGGTGCACTCACGCGGGCGTTCCTGCCGGACGCGACGCTGCGTCAGTTCGCGGGGGCGGGCATCGAGCTCGTCCGCGGTGAGCGCGACTGA
- a CDS encoding HAD hydrolase-like protein yields MPSRSPWTCVLWDVDGTIVDASDGILRRLTIALEHFGKRPPTRAELVHWIGPPMYESFQVNVGMTPEQASEAVTFYRGLNKLDGYATGAKLFPGMGELITDVAAAGIPQATASSKPEVQVAALMDHFDLSTSLTAIVGATADERTLSAKSDIVAEALRRLGAAGVDTSRPVLVGDRHHDVEGGAAQDVPVIFVRWGFSWPHEAEGAQAVVDDVDQLRALLLVGEPTGADAEPADQPAGAVSAGTDGRAAGASEPIGVADA; encoded by the coding sequence ATGCCGAGCCGATCGCCGTGGACCTGTGTGCTGTGGGACGTTGACGGAACGATCGTCGACGCATCCGACGGCATCCTCCGCCGCCTCACGATCGCCCTCGAGCACTTCGGCAAGCGTCCGCCGACCCGCGCGGAGCTCGTGCACTGGATCGGTCCGCCGATGTACGAATCGTTCCAGGTGAACGTCGGCATGACGCCGGAGCAGGCGTCCGAGGCCGTCACCTTCTACCGCGGCCTCAACAAGCTCGACGGCTATGCGACAGGCGCCAAGCTGTTCCCCGGCATGGGAGAGCTGATCACGGATGTCGCCGCCGCCGGCATCCCACAGGCCACGGCGAGCTCGAAGCCCGAGGTGCAGGTCGCCGCCCTGATGGACCACTTCGATCTGTCGACCTCGCTGACCGCCATCGTCGGCGCCACAGCGGACGAGCGGACCCTGAGCGCGAAATCCGACATCGTCGCCGAGGCGCTGCGCCGGCTCGGTGCCGCCGGCGTCGACACGAGCCGCCCGGTGCTCGTCGGCGACCGCCATCACGACGTCGAAGGCGGTGCCGCCCAGGATGTGCCGGTGATCTTCGTGCGCTGGGGCTTCAGCTGGCCCCACGAGGCGGAGGGCGCCCAGGCGGTGGTCGACGACGTCGACCAGCTCCGCGCGCTGCTGCTGGTGGGTGAGCCGACGGGTGCCGACGCCGAACCGGCAGACCAGCCCGCAGGCGCGGTGAGCGCCGGGACCGACGGGCGTGCGGCGGGTGCGAGTGAACCCATCGGGGTCGCGGATGCCTGA
- a CDS encoding MarR family transcriptional regulator — MARGDVDPDTSADLSPVIAADPLDLRLSLASIVHWADSTGVRRDVMARVAFPIDDMGMFLVVNQLSYNGAMRPVDLSLALGMTPTNMSKIVGRLVQAGLTLRVAAPDDDRGVLVALTDEGRRIGERIMTTAETNMQALLSDWSPAEIEELRRMMARLARVHRRDR, encoded by the coding sequence ATGGCCCGAGGTGACGTCGACCCCGACACCTCCGCCGATCTGAGTCCCGTCATCGCGGCCGACCCGCTCGACCTGCGCCTGTCGCTCGCATCGATCGTGCACTGGGCGGACAGCACCGGCGTCCGGCGCGACGTCATGGCGAGGGTCGCGTTCCCGATCGACGACATGGGCATGTTCCTCGTCGTGAACCAGCTCTCGTACAACGGCGCGATGAGACCGGTCGACCTGTCGCTCGCGCTCGGCATGACGCCGACCAACATGAGCAAGATCGTCGGGCGGCTCGTGCAGGCCGGCCTCACGCTGCGCGTCGCCGCGCCCGACGACGACCGCGGCGTGCTGGTCGCCCTGACCGACGAGGGGCGCCGCATCGGCGAGCGGATCATGACGACCGCCGAGACGAACATGCAGGCACTGCTCTCGGACTGGTCGCCGGCCGAGATCGAGGAGCTCCGGCGGATGATGGCGCGCCTCGCGCGGGTGCACCGGCGCGATCGCTGA